One part of the Roseomonas gilardii genome encodes these proteins:
- a CDS encoding polyhydroxyalkanoate depolymerase: MNYALYQSGTDLLAPWQGFAHGLAPLLRPLHPLQPGAALLRRASAALEVLSELRVTHKRPAFNLAPVRMGNALAEIGEEEVFATPFGRLLHFRKDSDLPQPRVLVVAPMSGHFATLLRGTVQVLLQDHDVYITDWANARDVPAEAGRFDLDDCIGHIIRFLEEMGGEERAPTHVLAVCQPAVPVLAAVSVMAQTRNRHQPRSMTLMAGPIDTRLNPTEVNRLAQSKPIEWFERELIDTVPWRFAGHGRRVYPGVTQLSAFMSMNLHRHGRAFATQYENIAAGALAASEAHKRFYGEYFAVMDLTAEFYLQTVRSAFQENELPRGTMHWRGERVRPDAIRRTALLTVEGENDDICGIGQTMAALDLCSGIPVTMKRHHLQTGVGHYGVFNGRRWANEIYPVVREMIQTTS; this comes from the coding sequence ATGAACTACGCGCTTTACCAATCCGGGACCGACCTTCTGGCTCCCTGGCAGGGTTTCGCCCACGGGCTGGCGCCGCTGCTGCGGCCGCTGCATCCGTTGCAGCCGGGGGCCGCCCTGCTCCGCCGGGCCTCGGCGGCGCTGGAGGTCCTGTCCGAGCTCCGCGTCACCCACAAGCGGCCGGCCTTCAACCTCGCCCCCGTCCGCATGGGCAATGCCCTGGCCGAAATCGGGGAGGAGGAGGTCTTCGCCACCCCCTTCGGCCGCCTCCTGCACTTCCGCAAGGACAGCGACCTGCCGCAGCCGCGCGTGCTGGTGGTGGCGCCGATGTCGGGGCATTTCGCCACCCTGCTGCGCGGCACGGTGCAGGTGCTGCTGCAGGACCACGACGTCTATATCACCGACTGGGCCAATGCCCGCGACGTGCCGGCCGAGGCTGGTCGCTTCGACCTCGACGACTGCATCGGGCACATCATCCGCTTCCTGGAGGAGATGGGCGGCGAGGAACGTGCGCCCACCCATGTCCTCGCCGTCTGCCAGCCGGCGGTGCCGGTGCTGGCCGCCGTCTCGGTCATGGCGCAGACCCGCAACCGGCACCAGCCGCGCTCCATGACGCTGATGGCCGGGCCGATCGACACGCGGCTGAACCCGACCGAGGTGAACCGCCTCGCACAGTCGAAGCCCATCGAGTGGTTCGAGCGGGAGCTGATCGACACCGTGCCCTGGCGCTTCGCCGGGCATGGGCGCCGCGTCTATCCCGGCGTGACCCAGCTCAGCGCCTTCATGTCGATGAACCTGCACCGGCATGGCCGCGCCTTCGCCACGCAGTACGAGAACATCGCCGCCGGCGCCCTGGCCGCCTCGGAAGCGCACAAGCGCTTCTACGGGGAGTATTTCGCGGTGATGGACCTCACCGCCGAATTCTACCTCCAGACCGTCCGCTCCGCCTTCCAGGAGAACGAGTTGCCGCGCGGCACCATGCACTGGCGCGGCGAGCGGGTGCGGCCGGATGCGATCCGCCGCACCGCGCTGCTGACCGTGGAGGGCGAGAACGACGACATCTGCGGCATCGGCCAGACCATGGCGGCGCTGGACCTGTGCAGCGGCATCCCCGTCACGATGAAGCGCCACCACCTGCAGACCGGCGTCGGCCATTACGGCGTCTTCAACGGCCGCCGCTGGGCGAACGAGATCTATCCGGTGGTGCGGGAGATGATCCAGACGACGAGCTGA
- a CDS encoding glutathione S-transferase, with the protein MLISSRNYSSWSLRGWLLCRLTGLEVEVSVAAADDPAARAELLMRSSSILLPCLIHGEVTVWDTLAIAEYLNETFPKAGLLPDDRAARARSRSISGEMHSGFSALRSSLPMNLRTHVPDFTLWSGPKADIERILTIWNECLGKWGGPWLFGDRPGIADAMYAPVVTRFLTYGVRLDGAAARYADTIMSWPDMAEWVEAAKVEPEHVTELDLEAEF; encoded by the coding sequence TTGCTGATCAGCAGTCGCAACTATTCCTCCTGGTCGCTGCGTGGCTGGCTACTCTGCCGCCTGACGGGGCTGGAGGTCGAGGTTTCCGTTGCGGCGGCGGACGATCCGGCGGCCCGGGCGGAGCTGCTGATGCGCTCCTCCTCCATTCTGCTGCCCTGCCTGATCCATGGGGAGGTCACGGTCTGGGACACGCTGGCCATCGCCGAATACCTGAACGAGACCTTCCCCAAAGCCGGCCTCCTGCCCGATGACCGGGCGGCGCGGGCGCGCAGCCGCTCGATCTCGGGGGAGATGCATTCCGGCTTCTCGGCGCTGCGTTCCTCGCTGCCGATGAACCTGCGGACACATGTGCCGGATTTCACGCTCTGGTCGGGGCCGAAGGCCGATATCGAGCGCATCCTGACGATCTGGAACGAGTGCCTGGGCAAATGGGGTGGGCCGTGGCTCTTCGGCGACAGGCCCGGCATCGCCGATGCCATGTACGCGCCGGTGGTGACGCGCTTCCTGACCTATGGCGTCCGCCTGGATGGCGCCGCGGCCCGCTATGCCGACACCATCATGTCCTGGCCCGACATGGCCGAATGGGTCGAGGCGGCGAAGGTCGAGCCGGAGCATGTCACGGAGCTGGACTTGGAGGCCGAGTTCTGA
- a CDS encoding nucleoside 2-deoxyribosyltransferase encodes MRAYLAGPDVFLPKAREHARRKTGICARYGITGRPPLNEDAEGLAAETTWLGIYRKDVAMMEECDIVIANLTPFRGPSADSGTLVEIGWFLGRGKPIFGYSNSASLFETRSRAQVAAVPDPLEGITIEGFGAPDNLMIPGAVLDGGGLPMVLPPDGRDRAFDALDVFELCVAQAAVKLGLRGE; translated from the coding sequence ATGAGGGCCTATCTGGCCGGGCCGGACGTGTTCCTGCCGAAGGCGCGCGAGCATGCGCGCCGCAAGACCGGGATCTGCGCCCGCTATGGCATCACCGGGCGCCCGCCGCTGAACGAGGATGCGGAGGGGCTGGCGGCGGAGACCACCTGGCTCGGCATCTATCGCAAGGATGTGGCGATGATGGAGGAATGCGACATCGTGATCGCGAACCTCACGCCTTTCCGCGGTCCCTCCGCCGATTCGGGCACGCTGGTGGAGATCGGCTGGTTCCTCGGGCGTGGCAAGCCGATCTTCGGCTATTCCAACAGCGCCAGCCTCTTCGAGACGCGCAGCCGGGCGCAGGTGGCGGCGGTGCCGGACCCGCTGGAGGGCATCACCATCGAAGGATTCGGGGCGCCCGACAACCTGATGATCCCCGGCGCGGTGCTGGATGGCGGCGGGCTGCCCATGGTGCTGCCGCCGGATGGGCGGGACCGGGCCTTCGACGCGCTGGATGTGTTCGAACTCTGCGTGGCCCAGGCGGCGGTGAAGCTGGGCCTGCGGGGAGAATAG
- a CDS encoding DUF3072 domain-containing protein, translating into MAQKHGQHAESAQKATQDVTENPKTDPDPGSNTVKDPDNWTTGDEAMTGAQASYLKTLSEEAGEEFDPSLSKAEASKRIDALQAKTGRGRDH; encoded by the coding sequence ATGGCCCAGAAGCACGGCCAGCACGCCGAATCCGCCCAGAAGGCGACCCAGGACGTGACGGAGAATCCCAAGACCGATCCCGATCCCGGCTCCAACACGGTGAAGGACCCGGACAACTGGACCACCGGCGACGAGGCGATGACCGGCGCCCAGGCCAGCTATCTGAAGACGCTGAGCGAGGAGGCCGGCGAGGAGTTCGACCCGTCGCTCAGCAAGGCGGAGGCCTCCAAGCGGATCGACGCGCTGCAGGCCAAGACCGGTCGCGGCCGCGACCATTAG
- a CDS encoding uroporphyrinogen-III synthase, translating into MSSSVDAETGNQGAAGPLAGRRVVVPETRELETMARMLERQGATVLRCPLVAILDLEDPAPAEAWLRRFIDTPPDDLILLTGEGLSRLMGVAERAGLAEGFRAALSGARRIVRGPKPTARLRSLGLGPDISAATPTTAGVIAALEPLPLEGRRVAVQLYPDNPNEALLGFLRDRGARPDPVVPYAYASKEDDGRVLAVIREMAEGAVDLIAFTSSPQVRRLREVAKASGEEALLAEALARTRIAAVGPLVARAVEEAGGHVAMQPGENFHLKPMVGEIVAAIG; encoded by the coding sequence ATGAGCAGCTCCGTGGATGCCGAGACAGGGAATCAGGGCGCGGCCGGGCCGCTGGCCGGCCGCCGTGTCGTGGTGCCGGAAACGCGCGAGCTGGAAACCATGGCCCGGATGCTGGAGCGCCAGGGGGCCACGGTGCTGCGCTGCCCGCTGGTCGCCATCCTCGACCTGGAGGACCCGGCGCCCGCCGAGGCCTGGCTGCGGCGCTTCATCGACACGCCGCCGGACGACCTGATCCTGCTGACCGGGGAGGGGCTGTCGCGCCTGATGGGCGTGGCGGAACGGGCCGGGCTGGCGGAGGGCTTCCGCGCCGCGCTGTCCGGGGCGCGCCGCATCGTGCGCGGGCCCAAGCCGACGGCCCGGCTGCGGAGCCTGGGCCTGGGGCCCGACATCTCCGCGGCCACGCCGACCACGGCCGGGGTGATCGCCGCGCTGGAACCCCTGCCGCTGGAAGGGCGGCGCGTGGCGGTGCAGCTCTATCCCGACAATCCCAACGAGGCGCTGCTGGGCTTCCTGCGCGATCGCGGCGCCCGGCCCGATCCGGTGGTGCCCTATGCCTATGCCTCGAAGGAGGATGACGGACGGGTGCTGGCGGTGATCCGCGAGATGGCGGAGGGGGCGGTGGACCTGATCGCCTTCACCTCCTCTCCCCAGGTGCGGCGCCTGCGCGAGGTGGCGAAGGCCAGCGGCGAGGAAGCGCTGCTGGCCGAAGCCCTGGCCCGCACCCGCATCGCCGCCGTGGGACCGCTGGTGGCGCGGGCGGTGGAGGAGGCGGGCGGCCATGTCGCCATGCAGCCGGGCGAGAACTTCCACCTCAAGCCGATGGTGGGCGAGATCGTCGCGGCGATCGGCTGA
- a CDS encoding SDR family oxidoreductase — protein sequence MTKTALVVGAGGIVGGATAAHLAAEGWTVHGLARRPPAQPGVQPVSADLQDAAGTAAALAELRPEAVFIATWLRQDSEAANIRVNAAMVRNLLDALRPGGGVRHVALVTGLKHYLGPFETYGKGVLPQTPFREDQPRLEVENFYYAQEDELFAAAARDGFSWSVHRPHTVIGKAVGNAMNMGTTLAAYATLCRELGRPFRFPGSAAQWNGLTDMTDARLLARHLLWAATTPAARDEAFNVVDGDIFRWSWMWGRIANWFGLEPAPFDGTPQPLERQMAGDDEAWRAIAARHGLAEADLRRLASPWHTDADLGRPIEVVTDMSKSRRLGFTAYQPTDEAFFDLFAQLRADCLIP from the coding sequence ATGACGAAGACGGCACTGGTGGTGGGGGCGGGCGGCATCGTCGGCGGTGCGACGGCAGCGCATCTGGCGGCGGAAGGATGGACGGTGCATGGCCTCGCCCGCCGCCCTCCGGCGCAGCCGGGCGTACAGCCGGTCAGCGCCGACCTGCAGGACGCCGCCGGCACCGCCGCGGCCCTGGCGGAGCTGCGGCCCGAGGCGGTGTTCATCGCCACCTGGCTCCGCCAGGACAGCGAGGCGGCCAATATCCGGGTCAACGCCGCCATGGTGCGGAACCTGCTCGACGCGTTGCGGCCGGGCGGCGGGGTGCGGCATGTCGCGCTGGTCACGGGGCTGAAGCACTATCTCGGCCCCTTCGAGACCTACGGGAAGGGCGTGCTGCCGCAGACCCCCTTCCGCGAGGACCAGCCGCGCCTGGAGGTGGAGAACTTCTACTACGCGCAGGAGGACGAGCTCTTCGCCGCCGCCGCGCGCGACGGCTTCTCCTGGAGCGTCCATCGCCCGCACACGGTGATCGGCAAGGCGGTCGGCAACGCGATGAACATGGGCACCACCCTGGCCGCCTATGCCACGCTGTGCCGGGAGCTGGGGCGCCCCTTCCGCTTCCCCGGTTCCGCCGCGCAGTGGAACGGGCTGACCGACATGACGGATGCGCGGCTGCTGGCCCGGCACCTGCTCTGGGCCGCCACCACCCCGGCGGCGCGCGACGAGGCCTTCAACGTGGTCGATGGCGACATCTTCCGCTGGAGCTGGATGTGGGGGCGGATCGCCAATTGGTTCGGCCTGGAACCCGCCCCGTTCGACGGCACGCCGCAGCCGCTGGAGCGGCAGATGGCGGGCGACGACGAGGCCTGGCGCGCCATCGCCGCGCGGCACGGGCTGGCGGAGGCCGATCTGCGCCGCCTCGCTTCCCCCTGGCACACCGATGCCGATCTCGGCCGCCCGATCGAGGTGGTGACGGACATGAGCAAGAGCCGGCGCCTGGGCTTCACTGCCTATCAGCCGACGGACGAGGCCTTCTTCGATCTCTTCGCGCAGCTCCGCGCCGACTGCCTGATCCCCTGA
- a CDS encoding winged helix-turn-helix transcriptional regulator, with amino-acid sequence MRPGTPEEAWGEDCAPRRVLELFATKWTSMILHTLHALHGGEARTGVLQRSLPGISKKMLTQTLREMEASGLVSRHVQGTVPPAVEYRLTALGRRFVEPVELLYDWGRRNADALDSLAPRATSRRG; translated from the coding sequence ATGCGGCCCGGTACGCCGGAGGAAGCCTGGGGCGAGGACTGCGCGCCGCGACGCGTGCTGGAACTCTTCGCGACCAAGTGGACCAGCATGATCCTGCACACGCTCCATGCCCTCCATGGCGGCGAGGCGCGGACCGGCGTTCTGCAGCGCAGCCTGCCCGGCATCTCCAAGAAGATGCTGACCCAGACGCTGCGCGAGATGGAGGCGAGCGGCCTGGTCTCCCGCCATGTCCAGGGCACCGTGCCGCCGGCGGTGGAATACCGGCTGACGGCGCTGGGGCGGCGCTTCGTGGAGCCGGTCGAGCTGCTCTACGACTGGGGGCGCCGCAATGCCGACGCGCTCGACAGTCTCGCGCCGAGGGCGACCTCGCGGCGCGGCTAG
- a CDS encoding D-aminopeptidase has translation MSQTASRLDRVLDSLPARYPGPGGAVAVLREGQVVASRCWGWADAGRRLPFTGRTPFLVCSITKQFTCALLLDLFPDPTVLDDEIRRLMPDLAGEAPGILDLCHNQSGLRDYWAEAMLCGAPVEGHFGPEEARWLIGRTRTLHFRPGTRFSYVNQNFRLLSEIIERRTGQDFATLLRERILDRAEMPDAALNPDTSAVRDGTIGYEGSLAGGFRAAENHIHWTGDAGLAASLEDMIAWERFIDAARDEVAGLYNRLSAPVAFRDGSPATYGFGLGRGRLLGREVTAHGGGLRGWRSFRAHAAAERVSVVVLFNHMADPRAAAAELFGALLDLPADPAPPPTDATLAGCYLEPETGLATRVEAIADGRLRLGFSGGTEILSACAEGGAAGGASRLFRDEGAVILERAGDNLRTRLEPRDGEPGPGFEGRFRCEELEAELTVAASGGALYGAFSGRLGEGMMQPLLPFASDMLLLPCPRALDFAPPGDWTLRALRDAGGGVEEIRVGCWLARDLPFRRIAAA, from the coding sequence ATGAGCCAGACCGCCAGCCGCCTCGACCGAGTCCTCGACAGCCTGCCCGCCCGCTATCCCGGCCCCGGCGGCGCCGTGGCGGTGCTGCGCGAGGGCCAGGTGGTGGCGAGCCGCTGCTGGGGCTGGGCGGATGCCGGGCGGCGGCTGCCCTTCACCGGGCGGACGCCCTTCCTGGTCTGCTCCATCACCAAGCAGTTCACCTGCGCCCTGCTGCTCGATCTCTTCCCCGATCCCACGGTCCTGGATGACGAAATCCGCCGGCTGATGCCGGATCTGGCGGGCGAGGCGCCCGGCATCCTCGACCTTTGCCACAACCAGTCGGGGCTGCGGGACTACTGGGCGGAGGCGATGCTCTGCGGTGCGCCGGTCGAAGGGCATTTCGGGCCGGAGGAGGCGCGCTGGCTGATCGGGCGGACGCGCACGCTGCATTTCCGGCCCGGCACGCGCTTCTCCTACGTCAACCAGAACTTCCGCCTCCTCTCGGAGATCATCGAGCGCCGCACCGGCCAGGATTTCGCGACGCTGCTGCGCGAACGCATCCTCGACCGCGCGGAGATGCCGGACGCGGCGCTGAACCCGGACACCTCGGCGGTGCGGGACGGCACGATCGGCTATGAGGGCTCGCTGGCGGGCGGCTTCCGTGCGGCGGAGAACCATATCCACTGGACGGGCGATGCCGGCCTCGCCGCCTCGCTGGAGGACATGATCGCCTGGGAGCGCTTCATCGACGCGGCCCGGGACGAGGTGGCGGGGCTCTACAACCGGCTTTCCGCGCCGGTCGCCTTCCGGGACGGCAGTCCCGCCACCTATGGCTTCGGCCTGGGGCGGGGCCGGCTGCTGGGGCGCGAGGTCACCGCCCATGGCGGCGGTCTGCGCGGCTGGCGGAGCTTCCGGGCGCATGCCGCGGCGGAACGCGTTTCCGTCGTGGTGCTGTTCAACCACATGGCCGATCCCCGCGCCGCCGCGGCGGAGCTTTTCGGCGCGCTGCTGGACCTGCCGGCCGATCCGGCGCCGCCGCCCACCGATGCGACCCTGGCCGGCTGCTACCTGGAGCCCGAGACCGGGCTGGCGACGCGGGTGGAGGCGATAGCGGATGGACGCCTGCGGCTGGGCTTCTCGGGCGGGACGGAAATCCTCTCGGCCTGCGCGGAAGGCGGTGCCGCCGGCGGCGCGAGCCGCCTGTTCCGGGATGAGGGGGCCGTCATCCTGGAGCGGGCCGGCGACAATCTCCGGACCAGGCTGGAGCCGCGCGACGGCGAGCCCGGCCCGGGCTTCGAGGGGCGCTTCCGCTGCGAGGAACTGGAAGCGGAGCTGACCGTCGCCGCTTCGGGGGGCGCGCTTTACGGCGCCTTTTCCGGACGGCTGGGGGAGGGGATGATGCAGCCCCTGCTGCCCTTCGCCTCGGACATGTTGCTGCTGCCCTGCCCCCGCGCGCTGGACTTCGCCCCGCCCGGCGACTGGACCCTGCGTGCCCTGCGCGATGCCGGCGGCGGGGTCGAGGAGATCCGCGTCGGCTGCTGGCTGGCGCGCGACCTGCCGTTCCGGCGGATCGCGGCGGCATAG
- a CDS encoding transcriptional regulator: MKAFLDFEASSLEKGGFPVEVGWVLEDGTEEAHLIRPAPDWTVWSAEAEAIHHLPRARLEAEGETPETVAARMMEVLSGQEILASAPSWDGQWLSRLLRAGGLPRHALRLGDTDAAEMAEADRILREAGLAEEKRAEQVRRIVGEARQADEALGPPEHRALADARRAHRLFEAVRQAAQAVVE; encoded by the coding sequence ATGAAGGCATTCCTGGATTTCGAGGCATCCTCCCTGGAGAAGGGCGGCTTTCCGGTCGAGGTCGGCTGGGTGCTGGAAGACGGCACGGAGGAAGCGCACCTGATCCGCCCGGCCCCGGACTGGACGGTCTGGTCGGCCGAGGCCGAGGCGATCCATCATCTCCCGCGTGCGCGGCTGGAGGCGGAAGGGGAGACGCCCGAGACGGTCGCAGCGCGCATGATGGAGGTCCTGTCGGGGCAGGAGATCCTGGCCAGCGCCCCGTCCTGGGACGGGCAGTGGCTCAGCCGCCTGCTCCGGGCGGGCGGCCTGCCGCGCCATGCGCTGCGGCTGGGCGACACCGATGCCGCCGAGATGGCCGAGGCCGACCGCATCCTCCGCGAGGCCGGCCTCGCGGAGGAGAAGCGCGCCGAACAGGTCCGGCGGATCGTGGGCGAGGCGCGGCAGGCGGACGAGGCGCTCGGCCCGCCGGAGCACCGCGCCCTGGCCGATGCACGCCGGGCCCACCGTCTCTTCGAGGCCGTACGCCAGGCGGCGCAGGCCGTCGTGGAGTAG
- a CDS encoding glycoside hydrolase family 15 protein, producing the protein MSPTLPPQTPDGTRPYQPIEHYALIGNCHGAALVARDGAIDWCCLERFDAPPVFSRLLDRRRGGFFELCPEEEFEVSRSYLPQTNILETTFATASGMARLIDLMLPPQGEGEGPPGPELVRILSGVSGRLRFRLCFRPLPGFATAFPPLRVEGHRAMAEGCPSLLSDEPLVLEDGGAVARFTLAGGGHAAFRLFRAGAATGEDRVDVYDRLEQARQGWISWSGTRSYHGPLQDDLVRSALVLKALTYEPSGALVAAPTTSLPEEIGGIRNWDYRFCWLRDSCLAFYALKKFGHVEESERFFGFVRKLSMRDDGGLRPLYAIDGRGEGLEEHEIAHFEGWCGSAPVRAGNGAADQHQADVYGQLLDLVHLRTRLGGELDEEACGQIARVADYVTGVWREPDNGLWEPRLPPTRYLHAVLMNWVALDRAIHLLGEREEWRAARDAIVAEVNGPGVHPHGGYLTQSFGSDAVDASVLLAPMLGFPVDEAVFNRTVDEIIRQLGHGALVYRYRTEDGLPGHEGTFLLCAFWLVDALAWLGREEEARQRFDALRALANDVGLFPEEIAEDGTFLGNFPQAFSHLGFLHSAMVLDLLRHGGRDAVRGTYADRTLRETPSRRVVRLR; encoded by the coding sequence TTGAGCCCCACACTTCCGCCCCAGACTCCCGATGGAACCCGTCCCTACCAGCCGATCGAGCACTATGCGCTGATCGGCAACTGCCACGGCGCCGCGCTGGTGGCGCGGGATGGCGCGATCGACTGGTGCTGCCTGGAACGCTTCGACGCACCGCCGGTCTTCTCACGGCTGCTGGACCGGAGGCGCGGTGGCTTCTTCGAGCTCTGCCCGGAGGAGGAGTTCGAGGTCAGCCGGTCCTATCTGCCGCAGACCAACATCCTGGAGACCACCTTCGCCACGGCGTCCGGCATGGCCCGGCTGATCGACCTGATGCTGCCGCCCCAGGGAGAGGGGGAAGGGCCGCCGGGGCCGGAGCTGGTGCGCATCCTGAGCGGCGTGTCCGGCCGTCTGCGCTTCCGCCTCTGCTTCCGGCCGCTGCCCGGCTTCGCCACGGCGTTTCCGCCCCTGCGGGTGGAAGGGCACCGGGCCATGGCCGAGGGATGCCCCAGCCTGCTGTCCGACGAGCCGCTCGTGCTGGAGGATGGGGGCGCGGTGGCCCGCTTCACCCTGGCCGGCGGCGGCCATGCCGCCTTCCGTCTGTTCCGGGCCGGCGCCGCGACGGGGGAGGACCGGGTGGATGTCTATGACCGGCTGGAACAGGCGCGGCAGGGATGGATCTCCTGGTCCGGCACCCGCAGCTACCACGGTCCGCTGCAGGACGACCTCGTGCGCAGCGCGCTGGTGCTGAAGGCGCTGACCTACGAACCCAGCGGCGCCCTGGTGGCCGCGCCCACCACATCCCTGCCGGAGGAGATCGGCGGCATCCGCAACTGGGACTACCGCTTCTGCTGGCTGCGCGATTCCTGCCTCGCCTTCTATGCGCTGAAGAAGTTCGGGCATGTGGAGGAATCCGAGCGCTTTTTCGGCTTCGTCCGGAAGCTCTCCATGCGCGACGATGGCGGGCTGCGGCCGCTCTACGCCATCGACGGCCGCGGCGAGGGGCTGGAGGAGCACGAGATCGCGCATTTCGAGGGCTGGTGCGGCAGCGCGCCGGTGCGCGCGGGAAACGGCGCCGCGGACCAGCACCAGGCCGACGTCTACGGACAGCTCCTGGATCTCGTCCATCTGCGGACACGGCTGGGCGGGGAACTGGACGAGGAGGCCTGTGGGCAGATCGCCCGTGTGGCGGACTACGTGACCGGGGTCTGGCGCGAGCCCGACAACGGCCTCTGGGAACCGCGCCTGCCGCCGACGCGCTACCTGCACGCGGTGCTGATGAACTGGGTGGCGCTGGACCGCGCCATCCACCTGCTCGGCGAGAGGGAGGAATGGCGCGCGGCGCGGGATGCCATCGTGGCGGAGGTGAACGGGCCCGGCGTGCATCCGCATGGCGGCTACCTGACCCAGAGCTTCGGCAGCGATGCCGTGGACGCGTCGGTGCTGCTGGCGCCGATGCTGGGCTTTCCCGTGGACGAGGCGGTGTTCAACCGCACCGTGGACGAGATCATCCGGCAGCTCGGCCATGGCGCCCTGGTCTACCGCTACAGGACGGAGGACGGGCTGCCCGGGCATGAGGGCACCTTCCTGCTCTGCGCCTTCTGGCTGGTCGATGCCCTGGCCTGGCTGGGGCGGGAGGAGGAGGCGCGGCAGCGTTTCGACGCGCTGCGCGCCCTCGCCAACGATGTCGGCCTGTTTCCCGAGGAGATCGCCGAGGATGGCACCTTCCTCGGCAATTTCCCGCAGGCCTTCAGCCATCTCGGCTTCCTGCACAGCGCCATGGTGCTGGACCTGCTGCGCCATGGCGGGCGCGACGCCGTGCGCGGCACCTATGCCGACCGGACCCTGCGGGAAACGCCGAGCCGCCGGGTGGTCCGGCTGCGATAG
- a CDS encoding phospholipase D family protein, translated as METAKTLLRRPHRRLLPRWRAARPTLDQAVDEALRRIGADTGTTLVANGLEAFGLRAASARAATRSLDLQYYAWHDGITGRLLAREILHAADRGVSVRLLLDDSCVLDDQSAAPLLCRLGADHPGIEVRIFNAHRWRFLGKFGFGLELLLSRGQLNHRMHNKSWIADGRLAILGGRNIGDEYFDASGSFNFRDLDIAVAGGASQQALAQFERYWNHRLARRGQCCDTPESLDALRRRLDADARSAEAQPYLERVRASLERDILHGYASLLPTQDVEVAADPPDKATGEEVPGRLVTAIDAALRGTEREALLISPYFVPGEAGAEALTGMLRRGVRVRVITNSLAATDVVAVHGGYSRYRRRLLKEGLEIYELKRSGREDAGVLGSKGASLHTKAFVLDREQLFVGSFNLDPRSANLNTEMGAFVRNADLAERLRREFRRLSSPQRSYHLGLRRGLMVWIDERPDGRRRVQHKEPDASWRRRLLAQLVRWLPVESQL; from the coding sequence ATGGAAACCGCCAAGACCCTCCTCCGGCGGCCGCACAGGCGCCTCCTGCCGCGCTGGCGCGCGGCACGGCCGACGCTGGACCAGGCGGTGGACGAGGCGCTGCGTCGGATCGGCGCCGACACCGGCACGACGCTGGTGGCCAACGGGCTGGAAGCCTTCGGCCTGCGCGCCGCCAGTGCCCGCGCCGCCACCCGCAGCCTGGACCTGCAATACTATGCCTGGCACGACGGCATCACCGGCCGCCTCCTGGCACGGGAGATCCTGCACGCCGCCGACCGGGGCGTGAGCGTCCGCCTGCTGCTGGACGACAGCTGCGTGCTGGACGACCAGTCCGCCGCCCCGCTGCTCTGCCGGCTGGGGGCGGATCATCCGGGCATCGAGGTGCGGATCTTCAACGCCCATCGCTGGCGCTTCCTGGGCAAGTTCGGCTTCGGCCTGGAACTGCTGCTCAGCCGCGGGCAGCTCAACCACCGCATGCACAACAAGTCCTGGATCGCCGACGGGCGGCTGGCGATCCTGGGCGGCCGCAACATCGGCGACGAGTACTTCGATGCCTCGGGCAGCTTCAACTTCCGCGACCTGGACATCGCCGTGGCCGGCGGCGCTTCCCAGCAGGCGCTGGCGCAGTTCGAGCGCTACTGGAACCACCGCCTGGCCCGCCGCGGCCAGTGCTGCGACACGCCGGAAAGCCTGGACGCGCTGCGGCGCCGCCTCGACGCGGATGCCCGTTCCGCCGAGGCGCAGCCCTATCTCGAACGCGTCCGCGCCTCGCTGGAGCGCGACATCCTGCATGGCTATGCCAGCCTGCTACCAACCCAGGATGTCGAGGTCGCCGCCGACCCGCCCGACAAGGCGACCGGCGAGGAGGTGCCGGGCCGCCTGGTCACCGCCATCGATGCGGCGCTGCGCGGCACGGAGCGCGAGGCGCTGCTGATCTCCCCCTATTTCGTGCCGGGCGAGGCCGGGGCCGAGGCGCTGACGGGCATGCTGCGGCGGGGCGTCCGGGTCCGGGTGATCACCAATTCCCTGGCCGCCACCGATGTCGTGGCGGTGCATGGCGGCTATTCCCGCTATCGCCGCAGGCTGCTCAAGGAGGGTCTGGAGATCTACGAGCTGAAGCGCAGCGGGCGGGAGGATGCCGGCGTGCTGGGCTCCAAGGGCGCCAGCCTGCACACCAAGGCCTTCGTGCTGGACCGCGAGCAGCTCTTCGTCGGTTCCTTCAACCTCGATCCGCGCTCGGCCAACCTGAACACGGAGATGGGCGCTTTCGTCCGCAACGCCGATCTGGCGGAGCGGCTGCGGCGGGAGTTCCGCCGCCTGTCCTCGCCCCAGCGCAGCTACCATCTCGGCCTGCGGCGCGGCCTGATGGTCTGGATCGACGAGAGGCCGGATGGCCGCCGCCGCGTCCAGCACAAGGAGCCGGATGCGAGCTGGCGCCGCCGTCTCCTGGCCCAGCTCGTGCGCTGGCTGCCGGTGGAAAGCCAGCTCTGA